The sequence CGACCGGCCGCTACGTCCGGATGCTGGGTGTCGAGCGCCGCTCCTTCTACAACCCGGCGCCCGCCACCGCCCAGTTCGGTTACTCGCTCTACGAGTTCCAGGTCTGGGGCACCGGCGGCAGCGCGAACGCCGCCTACCCGGCCCTGCCCAAGAACCCCGGCGGCGCCTACACCACCACGTTCTTCGACGACTTCACCGGCTCCGGCCTCGACCGCAACAAGTGGCGGGTCGTGCGCACCGGCACCGAGATGAACCCGGTCAACGGCGAGTCCCAGGCGTACGTCGACTCGGCGGACAACATCCGCACCGAGAACGGCGCCCTCGTCCTCCAGTCGAAGTACTGCAAGGGCTGCACCCAGACGCCCGCCGGGACCTTCGACTTCACCTCCGGCCGCATCGACACCAACACCAAGTTCGACTTCACCTACGGCAAGGTCAGCGCCCGCATGAAGCTGCCGGTCGGCGACGGCTTCTGGCCCGCCTTCTGGATGCTGGGCAGCGACGTCGACAACCCGGACGTCTCCTGGCCCGGCTCGGGCGAGACGGACATCATGGAGAACATCGGCTACGGCGACTGGACCAGCTCCGCCCTGCACGGCCCCGGCTACTCCGCCGACGGCAACATCGGCAAGCAGCAGACGTACGCCGACGGCGGGCGCGCCGACCAGTGGCACACCTACGGCGTCGAGTGGACGCCCGAGGGCATGACGTTCACCGTCGACGACCGTGTCGTGCAGACGACCTCCCGCTCCAAGCTGGAGTCCACGCGCGGCAAGTGGGTCTTCGACCACAACCAGTACGTGATCCTCAACCTGGCCCTCGGCGGCGCGTATCCCGCCGGGTGGAACAAGGTCACCAGCCCGTACTGGGGTCTTCCGCAGTCCAGCGTCGACCGCGTCGCCCAGGGCGGCGTCAGGGCGGAGATCGACTGGGTGCGGGTGGAGCAGAAGAAGTAGCCCCCGGCCCCCACGAAGCCCCTGAAGCCCCCGAAGCCCCCCCCTAAGCCACCCCCCACGGCACCCCCCCACAGGCACGTCACCTCCCGGTACCACCCGCGCCCCGCGCGCGGCACAGCACCCGCTGGGCCGCGCGCGGGCACCGTACGAAGGAGCCGCACAGATGCCACCCCGCACCCGTCGTCGGGCGAGACCCGCGACCGCCGTGCTGGCCGCCGCCACCGTGGTGGCCGGCCTGCTCGCCGGGGCCGTTCCCAGCACGGCGGCCCCGGCCGCCGACGAACCGGCGCCCGTCGCCGTCGACCGCTTCGAGGGCGAGGTGCCCTTCGCCAACCAGCCGGCCGAGGGCATCTTCACCTGGGGCGGCGACGCCGACGACCCGCCCACCCTGGCGCTGAAGGACCGCGCGGACGCCCCCGAGGGCGCCAAGGTCCTCGAAGGCAGCTACGACATCAGCGGCTACGGCGGCTTCAGCCACGACTACGCCGCCGACCAGCCCGCCCACGACTGGTCCGCCCACAAGGGCATCCGCTTCTGGTGGTACGGCCAGAACACCGCGCCCCTGCCGCCCGGTTCGGGCAAGCGGATCGCCTTCGAGATCAAGGACGGCGGCGCCAACGGCGAGGCCTCCGAGCTGTGGACGACCTCGTTCACGGACGACTGGGAGGGCTGGCACCTCGTCGAGATCCCGTTCGCCGACTTCGCCTACCGGGGCGACTACCAGCCCGTCGGCGGCATCGACCAGGTCCTCGGCCTGAACGAGATGTGGGGCTACGCCCTCACCCTGCCGCCCGGCGCCCCCGGCACCTTCGCCATGGACGGCGTCGAGCTGTACGGCAAGGCCGACGCGGCCCTGAAGGCGAGCGTCGTCACCGACGCGGCGGTGGTCCCGGTGAAGCAGGGCGCCTCCGCGGCCCTCGGCCTCACGGTCACCACGACCGGCTCCGTCCCGCTGGAGGAGCCCGTCACCGTCGCGTACGAGACGAAGGGCGGCACCGCGAAGGCGGGCACCGACTTCACGCCGGTCAGCGGCACGTACACCTTCCCGGCGGGCACCGCATCCGGCACCACGCACAAGGTCACCGTCGCCACCAGGAAGGTGAGCGGCGCCGCCTCCGCGAAGACGATCCCGCTGGACGTGACCGTCACCGGCGCCCGGCCGCCGAAGGAGAACCCGCAGGCCGTCATCGACGCCCACGGGCTGCCCTACCAGAACAGCAAGCTGCCGGTGAAGCAGCGGGTCGCGGACCTGCTCTCCCGGATGTCGCCCGCCGAGAAGGCCGGCCAGATGACCCAGGCCGAGCGCAACGCACTCGGCTCCCAGGGCGACATCGCCACCTACGACCTCGGCTCGCTGCTCTCCGGCGGCGGCTCGGTCCCCTCGCCCAACACCCCCGAGGCGTGGGCGAAGATGATCGACGGCTACCAGCTGCGCGCCCAGGCCACCCGCTTCCAGATCCCGCTGATCTACGGCGTGGACGCGGTGCACGGCCACAACAACCTGGTCGGCTCGACGATCATGCCGCACAACGTCGGCCTCGGCGCCACCCGCGACCCGAAGCTCGCCGAGAAGACCGGCGCCGTCACCGCGAGCGAGGTGCGCGCCACCGGCGTCCCGTGGGACTTCGCCCCGTGCCTCTGCGTCTCGCGCGACGAGCGCTGGGGCCGCTCCTACGAGTCCTACGGTGAGGACCCGGCCCTCGTGAAGTCCCTGGAGACCGTGATCCAGGGCATGCAGGGCGCGGCCGACGGCAGGGACCTGGACCGCAACGACAAGGTGCTGGCCACCGCCAAGCACTACGTCGGCGACGGCGGTACGGAGTACGGCTCGTCGACCACCGGTTCCTACACGACCGACCAGGGCGTCACCAAGGTCACCCGGCAGGAGCTGGAGGCCGTCCACCTCGCGCCCTTCGAGGACGCGGTGAAGCGGGGCGTCGGCACGGTCATGCCGTCCTACTCCTCGCTCGACATCATCGGGGACGACAAGGGCCCCGTGAAGATGCACGCCGACGCCGAGATGATCAACGGCGTCCTCAAGGACCGCATGGGCTTCGAGGGCTTCGTCATCAGCGACTACAAGGCGATCGACCAGATCCCCGGCGACTACGCGAGCGATGTGCGCACCTCGATCAACGCCGGGCTCGACATGATCATGGTCCCGACCGAGTACAAGGACTTCACGAAGACGCTCCAGGACGAGGTCGTCGCGGGCCGCATCCCGCAGTCCCGGATCGACGACGCCGTCGCGCGCATCCTGACCCAGAAGTTCAAGCTGGGCCTCTTCGAGAAGCCGTACGCGGACACCGCCAACCTGAAGAAGATCGGCTCGGCGGAGCACCGCTCCGTGGCCCGCGAGGCCGCCGCCAAGTCGCAGGTGCTGCTGAAGAACGACGGCGGTGTGCTGCCGCTGAAGTCCTCGCAGAAGGTGTACGTGGCCGGCTCCAACGCCGACGACATCGGCAACCAGGCCGGCGGCTGGACCGTCAGCTGGCAGGGCTCGTCCGGCCCCATCACCCCGGGCACCACGATCCTGTCCGCCATGAAGAAGGACGCCGCGTCCGTCACGTACTCCAAGGACGCGTCCGCCGACACGGCCGGCTACGACGTCGGTGTGGTGGTCGTCGGTGAGACCCCGTACGCGGAGGGCGTCGGTGACGTCGGCAACGGGCACGACCTGGAGCTGTCCGACGCCGACAAGGCCGCCGTCGACAAGGTCTGCGCCGCGATGAAGTGCGCCGTCCTGATCGTCTCGGGCCGCCCCCAGCTCATCGGGGACCGGCTCGGCGGCATCGACGCGCTGGTGGCGTCCTGGCTGCCGGGCTCGGAGGGCGACGGCGTGGCCGACGTGCTCTTCGGCAAGCGGGCCTTCACCGGTCAGCTCCCGGTGACCTGGCCGAAGTCCGAGGCGCAGCTGCCGGTCAACGTGGGCGACGCGGCGTACGACCCGCAGTTCCCGTACGGCTGGGGGCTCACCACGCTGAAGAAGCCCCCGACGGGCGGCGAACTGACGCTCACCGCGCTCGCGCTGGCCGCCCAGGTCGCGGAGCGGACCGGCCTCGGCCGCACCGAGATCGGCCGGGAGATCGTCGGACAGGCCCGCCTGCTGGTCCAGCAGAAGACCGGCGGCAAGCTGACCGAGAAGGTGTCCAAGCCGTTCGCGGACGCCGACCACCTGCTGCTCACCGGTGATCTGACCGGTGCGGTGGCGAAGCTCAGGACGGCCTACCGGGCCGCCTGACCGGGCGCGGGGCGGGCGGGCGGCGCGGGAGGCCGCCCGCCCGTCCCGTCCGTCCGCCGTCCGCACGCCCGCCCGTTTCGCACGGGTGTGCGTTAGCGTGGGAGTATGCGGAACAGGCCGTTCCACAGCTCTGCGGCCCCGGCGCTCCTGGCGGGGCTCCTGCTGGTGCTGTCGGTCCTCGCCCTGTTCCTCGCCCCGGCGGCAGCCCCCGCGGCGGCCCCCGCCGCACCGGCCGCGACCACCGCCTCCACCGTGAACGACGTCGCCCAGGCCCTGCGCAAGGGACCCGTCTACGTCGACCCGGCCGCCTCCGACCAGCTCTCCCGGGCCCAGGCCTCCGCGCTGACCAAGAAGATCAAGGACGCGGACAAGCCGGTCTTCGTGGCCGTGCTCCCGCAGAGCCCCGCCTTCCCCGAGGACAGCGTCCTGCGCACCCTGCGTACCGAGACCGGGATCACCGGTGTGTACGCGATCCGCCTCGGTGACGGCTTCAGCGCGGGCGCCGACCCGCAGGTGATGTCCCGGAGCGCGGTCATCAACCTCACCGCCGCCGTGAAGACGCCCGGCGCGGACACCGACGCCGCGACCCAGCTCAACACCTTCGTCGACCGCGCCGTCGAACAGGCCCGGGGCCACGCGCCCGGTTCCTGGGGCGGCGGCCACCGGTCCTACGAGGGCTCGACCGCCGTCGGCCTGGCCGTCGCGGGCGCCGTGGTGGTCCTCGGCGGGGCCGCCGCGTACACGGTCGTACGACGGAACCGCAGGCGCAAGGAGACCGAGGAGCGGGCCGCGCTCGACAAGCTGCGGGTCGTCGTGGACGAGGACATCACGGCGTACGGCGAAACGCTGGAGCGGCTGGACTTCCATCCGGCGGAGGCCGGCGCCGACGATCTGATGCGCGCCGACTACGAACGCGCCCTGGACTCCTACGAGAGCGCCAAGTCCCGTATGACGCACGCCAAGCACCCCTCGGACGTGCGCGGGGTGACCCAGGCCCTGGAGGACGGGCGCTACTCGCTCGCGGTGCTTGACGCCCGCCGCTCCGGCCGCGAACTCCCGGCCCGCCGCCCGCCCTGCTTCTTCGACCCGCGCCACGGCCCCTCGGTCGCGGACGTCCGCTGGTCCCCGGCGGGCGGCAGCGCCCGCGAGGTCCCGGTCTGCGCGGCCGACGAGGTGCGGCTGCGCGACGGCGAGGACCCGATGAGCCGGACGGTCGACGTGGGCGACGGCACGCGCCGCCCGTACTGGGAGGCGGGCCCGGCCTACGGACCCTGGGCGGGCGGCTACTTCGGCGGCGGCCTGCTGCCCGGCCTCCTGGTCGGCACGATGCTCGGCTCGATGCTCGCGACCCCGGCGTACGCGGCGGACTACGGGGGCGGCGACTACGGCGGCGGCGATTTCTCCGGCGGCGACTTCTCCGGATCCGATTTCGACTCGTCCGGGTTCGGCGGCGGCGGTTTCGGTGACGGCGGAGGCTTCGGCGACGGCGGCGGATTCGGCGGGGGAGGGGACTTCGGCGGCGGGTTCTGACGGCACGACGAAGGGGGTGCGGGACGCGCGTCCCGCACCCCCTTCACGGCGTGTGCGTCCGGCTCAGCGACCGCCGTGGGTGCGCTCGAAGGTGGCGAAGGCCGCCTCCTGGCGCCACTCGGTCGCCGCCTTCGGGCTGCGCGCGAGGTACGCCGCGCAGCGCGCGCCCGGACGGCCGTCACCGGGGCGGTCGGCCCGGCAGGCGTCGACCACGCGGTAGCCGGAGGGCGCGGAGCCGGCGGCCCACAGGCTGCGGCCGTCGCGGAAGGCGTACTCGAGCGAGGCGCGGGCCAGGTCCTTCAGCTCGGTGTACGAGAGGCTGTAGGTCTTCGCCGCGTACTGGTACTCGTGGCTGATGTCGATCCGGGAGACGCCCGGGTCGTCCGTGGACAGCACGATCGGCACGCCGTAGCGGCGGTACGCGTTGAACGGGTGGTCGTCGCCCGCGATGCCGAGGATCTGCTTGTTGCTGGAGAACGGCACCTCGACGGCCACGTGCCGCCGCGCCATCGTCCGGGCCAGCTGCCGCCAGTCGTTCTCGTGGACCAGGTCCACGCCGTGGCCGATGCGCTCGGCGCCGGCGACCCGCACCGCCTCGTTGATGTGGAAGGTCAGGTCCTCCGGCTTGACCAGGCCGGGCGCCAGCTCACCGGCGTGCAGGGTGAGGTGGGCGCCCGGGTACTGCCCGCGCAGGTACTTCAGCATCCGCATCTGGAGGCTGTAGTTCTCCAGCGAGCTGTCCCAGTCCTCCGGCTGGACGAGGTTGACCGCGACGAACCGGTGGTCGCGCTCGGCCAGCCGCATGCCGACCGCCATCTGCGTGAAGACCCGGACCGGGGAACTGCCCCGGGAGACCTGGGAGATCCAGCGGACGGGCAGCCGGCAGCCGGGCGCCGGGCGCGGGGTGTCGCAGTGCGCGGCCTCCCGGAACTGCGCGTCGCTGTCGTCGGCCTCCTTGACCGCCTCGTCGATGACCTTGTCCAGCTTGCCGCCGGCCAGGAGCTTGCGGTGCAGCGCGGCGAGGTCGGCGTCGTAACCCACCGCGTCGGCCAGTGCCTTGGCGCTGTCCGAGGCCGGGCTGACCATCGTCTCCAGGTAGAAC is a genomic window of Streptomyces sp. NBC_00708 containing:
- a CDS encoding discoidin domain-containing protein, encoding MPSRTTLAATTAALIALAAPMAFAAPVPKPAAAQAVAWDTDRAASAYAANPGAVTASGSENAASGPGAAADGNGTTRWSSDFADDAWIRVDLGSVIRVSSVTLDWEAAYGKKYVLEVSKNGTDWTTFYTEDDGTGGSVTAHTYPQEVTGRYVRMRGIQRATAWGYSLFSFKVYGGEPAPASTTRTNLALNHPAYGDLYQHAGNSPAFVTDGGWPADLKADQSRWSSDWNANRWVGVDLGATSTIDTVDLYWEAAYAVDYRVQVSDDNRTWRTVYQPSASEVAARRADVKAPGDAVGRHDTVTLPTPATGRYVRMLGVERRSFYNPAPATAQFGYSLYEFQVWGTGGSANAAYPALPKNPGGAYTTTFFDDFTGSGLDRNKWRVVRTGTEMNPVNGESQAYVDSADNIRTENGALVLQSKYCKGCTQTPAGTFDFTSGRIDTNTKFDFTYGKVSARMKLPVGDGFWPAFWMLGSDVDNPDVSWPGSGETDIMENIGYGDWTSSALHGPGYSADGNIGKQQTYADGGRADQWHTYGVEWTPEGMTFTVDDRVVQTTSRSKLESTRGKWVFDHNQYVILNLALGGAYPAGWNKVTSPYWGLPQSSVDRVAQGGVRAEIDWVRVEQKK
- a CDS encoding glycoside hydrolase family 3 C-terminal domain-containing protein; the encoded protein is MPPRTRRRARPATAVLAAATVVAGLLAGAVPSTAAPAADEPAPVAVDRFEGEVPFANQPAEGIFTWGGDADDPPTLALKDRADAPEGAKVLEGSYDISGYGGFSHDYAADQPAHDWSAHKGIRFWWYGQNTAPLPPGSGKRIAFEIKDGGANGEASELWTTSFTDDWEGWHLVEIPFADFAYRGDYQPVGGIDQVLGLNEMWGYALTLPPGAPGTFAMDGVELYGKADAALKASVVTDAAVVPVKQGASAALGLTVTTTGSVPLEEPVTVAYETKGGTAKAGTDFTPVSGTYTFPAGTASGTTHKVTVATRKVSGAASAKTIPLDVTVTGARPPKENPQAVIDAHGLPYQNSKLPVKQRVADLLSRMSPAEKAGQMTQAERNALGSQGDIATYDLGSLLSGGGSVPSPNTPEAWAKMIDGYQLRAQATRFQIPLIYGVDAVHGHNNLVGSTIMPHNVGLGATRDPKLAEKTGAVTASEVRATGVPWDFAPCLCVSRDERWGRSYESYGEDPALVKSLETVIQGMQGAADGRDLDRNDKVLATAKHYVGDGGTEYGSSTTGSYTTDQGVTKVTRQELEAVHLAPFEDAVKRGVGTVMPSYSSLDIIGDDKGPVKMHADAEMINGVLKDRMGFEGFVISDYKAIDQIPGDYASDVRTSINAGLDMIMVPTEYKDFTKTLQDEVVAGRIPQSRIDDAVARILTQKFKLGLFEKPYADTANLKKIGSAEHRSVAREAAAKSQVLLKNDGGVLPLKSSQKVYVAGSNADDIGNQAGGWTVSWQGSSGPITPGTTILSAMKKDAASVTYSKDASADTAGYDVGVVVVGETPYAEGVGDVGNGHDLELSDADKAAVDKVCAAMKCAVLIVSGRPQLIGDRLGGIDALVASWLPGSEGDGVADVLFGKRAFTGQLPVTWPKSEAQLPVNVGDAAYDPQFPYGWGLTTLKKPPTGGELTLTALALAAQVAERTGLGRTEIGREIVGQARLLVQQKTGGKLTEKVSKPFADADHLLLTGDLTGAVAKLRTAYRAA
- a CDS encoding adenosine deaminase, which codes for MISTNRTARRPKSSLLAGFGGALALLTLLPAIPATASAPAQDGAARAAGYASPRAVTPAERRTAAYLDSLRERPARLRAFFKELPKGGDLHNHLSGAVTTEYLLQLAIEQGLCIDATTTAVACAPGTRPASDARTDEAFRQRIIRAWSMQDFPADESGHDHFFDTFGKFGMATWYTRGKMLANVANTVVKQNQFYLETMVSPASDSAKALADAVGYDADLAALHRKLLAGGKLDKVIDEAVKEADDSDAQFREAAHCDTPRPAPGCRLPVRWISQVSRGSSPVRVFTQMAVGMRLAERDHRFVAVNLVQPEDWDSSLENYSLQMRMLKYLRGQYPGAHLTLHAGELAPGLVKPEDLTFHINEAVRVAGAERIGHGVDLVHENDWRQLARTMARRHVAVEVPFSSNKQILGIAGDDHPFNAYRRYGVPIVLSTDDPGVSRIDISHEYQYAAKTYSLSYTELKDLARASLEYAFRDGRSLWAAGSAPSGYRVVDACRADRPGDGRPGARCAAYLARSPKAATEWRQEAAFATFERTHGGR